In Fusarium oxysporum f. sp. lycopersici 4287 chromosome 11, whole genome shotgun sequence, the following are encoded in one genomic region:
- a CDS encoding PiT family inorganic phosphate transporter (At least one base has a quality score < 10), which yields MLKKAEDKHHANLRKGKGPLGWAMRTLHANPIGAGSIHETHNLIAVVKRIPAQIVVALMYGAHYDIHTAQMGIEATPEGRRMARVYEHAPKYANEVEYLYSFVQIITACTASFAHGANDVGNAVGVWAGMYAAWHSGKPAEKKAEVPLWQIGIVAATICIGFITYGYNIMKVMGNKITYHSPSRGSSMEMGAAITVLVFSQYKLPVSTSMCITGATVGVGLCNGSLKAVNWKRVFLLVFSWIMTIPIAGLIGGCLMGLALNAPHF from the exons ATGCTTAAGAAGGCTGAAGACAAGCACCACGCCAACCTCCGCAAGGGCAAGGGACCTCTCGGCTGGGCCATGCGCACTCTCCACGCCAACCCCATCGGTGCCGGTTCTATCCACGAGACTCACAACCTGATTGCCGTCGTCAAGCGCATCCCCGCTCAGATCGTCGTCGCTCTTATGTATGGTGCTCACTACGACATCCACACTGCTCAGATGGGTATTGAGGCCACCCCCGAGGGTCGCCGTATGGCCCGTGTCTACGAGCATGCTCCCAAGTACGCCAACGAGGTTGAGTACCTGTACTCTTTCGTCCAGATCATTACTGCCTGCACTGCTTCTTTCGCTCACGGTGCCAACGATGTCGGTAACGCTGTCGGTGTTTGGGCTGGTATGTACGCTGCTTGGCACTCTGGCAAGcccgccgagaagaaggccgaggtTCCTCTCTGGCAGATTGGTATTGTCGCTGCCACCATTTGCATCGGTTTCATCACCTACGGTTACAACATCATGAAGG TTATGGGTAACAAGATCACCTACCACTCTCCCAGCCGTGGTTCCTCCATGGAGATGGGTGCTGCCATCACtgtcctcgtcttctctCAGTACAAGCTCCCCGTCTCTACCTCCATGTGCATCACCGGTGCCACCGTCGGTGTCGGTCTCTGCAACGGCAGCCTCAAGGCCGTCAACTGGAAGCGAgttttcctcctcgtcttctcctGGATCATGACCATCCCCATCGCTGGTCTCATCGGTGGATGCCTCATGGGTCTCGCCCTCAACGCTCCTCACTTCTAA
- a CDS encoding hypothetical protein (At least one base has a quality score < 10) produces MASLSTRPRSALYSFEAKKAYFDNEFANDTSLHASDRPPMRHMRSWQNTSFSSTAETVVGDDDHDHHHHHKKDAPLFTLNVISEQPPTPPAEPKIHQDPLFPSPTENLTPLFNLNVSPSKDSLFSTTDEESICPLESDPQKLSPTVSVSPKVVSSKFVEPAPVHANDSIETCGYPKIEDPVDPARILSQRDLRNQRVAFMGIIVFLNICMAITAFFGKKTKLIFIVILFVKSKDFLSAILSPTGMMYRAIHDKFYPPKPVSRKWILSLIPAYSESEEQIVKTIFSLRDNGVEPHKQVMVVILDGKPRDVRSHMTRMVREFQRPYVSFKWKKGVLNVLAGFMEDVPVIVIEKVKNAGKKDSLILCHDLFNFPRENSPLYTKLLRKEMWDEILPELTKGEDFKGFDMVFCTDADSTIYKGAVALLANALARDDKAIAACGLVLVELEPGYEWSFWNLYQQFQYTFGQYVRRRAEGFIGKVTCLPGCITMIAVRPEMAGAIRKYAEPVTGELVINHQVQYLGTDRRLTYSMLSQGDHLRTLFVPDAVSETVAPQSLFHYLSQRRRWGSNAYFNNYFYLAGEKMITITRIAASVEVIRLSLVYYRILNTALFIASCVRHVSALKLVPMLVVGQLPSLWFFCSVLLEPELRKRGHKLAIGYLINKCVSPVMSVIIFTKVATNLGSQVWGVSGVTASSGPVPPQVEITEEEAKLFDADALSAAEKGEAPLLLKNLLDDEAIAKPERCRLKDERADVDC; encoded by the exons ATGGCTTCTCTAAGTACACGACCGAGAAGTGCCTTGTACTCCtttgaggccaagaaggcttaCTTCGATAATGAATTTGCCAATGATACCTCCCTTCATGCTTCTGACCGTCCTCCTATGCGGCACATGAGATCATGGCAGAAcacttccttctcttctACAGCAGAGACTGTTGTTGGCGATGACGATCAtgaccatcatcaccaccacaaGAAGGATGCCCCTCTCTTTACTCTCAATGTCATCTCAGAACAGCCCCCTACACCACCTGCCGAGCCCAAGATCCATCAAGACCCTCTCTTCCCTTCTCCTACAGAAAACCTCACGCCTTTATTCAATCTCAATGTCTCACCCTCAAAAGACTCTCTATTCTCTACCACTGATGAGGAGAGTATCTGCCCTCTTGAGTCAGATCCCCAGAAACTCAGCCCTACTGTCTCTGTCTCACCGAAGGTTGTCTCATCGAAGTTTGTTGAGCCAGCACCAGTGCACGCAAATGACAGCATTGAGACATGCGGTTACCCCAAGATCGAAGACCCTGTCGATCCTGCGAGGATCCTATCGCAAAGGGATCTGCGCAACCAAAGGGTCGCCTTCATGGGGATCATCGTGTTTCTCAACATCTGCATGGCAATCACTGCCTTCTTTGGTAAGAAGACCAAGTtgatcttcatcgtcatcttgtTCGTCAAGAGCAAGGATTTCCTATCTGCGATCCTGTCTCCTACCGGGATGATGTATCGTGCTATCCATGACAAGTTCTACCCACCCAAGCCTGTCAGCCGAAAATGGATCTTGTCTCTCATCCCTGCCTACTCTGAGAGTGAGGAGCAGATCGTCAAGACTATCTTCTCTCTTCGGGATAATGGTGTTGAGCCTCACAAGCAAGTCATGgtcgtcatcctcgatgGCAAGCCTCGGGATGTTCGATCACACATGACAAGAATGGTTCGCGAGTTCCAACGCCCCTACGTCTCTTTTAAGTGGAAGAAGGGTGTCTTGAACGTCCTTGCCGGTTTCATGGAAGATGTCCCTGTCATTGTCatcgagaaggtcaagaacgccggcaagaaggattctcTCATTCTCTGCCATGATCTTTTCAACTTTCCTCGTGAAAACTCTCCTCTCTACACAAAGCTTCTACGAAAGGAGATGTGGGACGAAATTCTCCCTGAGTTGACCAAGGGCGAAGACTTCAAGGGCTTTGATATGGTTTTCTGCACCGATGCCGACTCTACTATCTACAAGGGCGCTGTCGCTCTTCTGGCTAATGCTCTTGCTCGTGATGACAAGGCTATTGCTGCTTGTGGACTTGTCCTGGTTGAGCTTGAACCTGGATATGAATGGTCGTTTTGGAATCTCTATCAACAATTTCAG TACACGTTTGGACAATATGTCAGACGGCGAGCTGAAGGGTTCATTGGAAAAGTCACTTGTTTACCTGGTTGCATCACCATGATAGCAGTGAGACCAGAAATGGCCGGTGCTATTCGGAAATACGCCGAACCCGTTACCGGTGAACTAGTCATTAACCACCAAGTGCAATATCTC GGCACTGACAGGCGACTCACTTACTCAATGCTGTCTCAGGGTGATCATCTTCGCACACTGTTCGTCCCTGATGCCGTCAGTGAGACGGTTGCTCCCCAGTCACTGTTCCACTACCTAAGCCAAAGACGTCGATGGGGCTCAAATGCCTACTTCAACAATTACTTCTATTTGGCTGGCGAGAAGATGATCACCATTACTCGCATTGCTGCCTCTGTTGAAGTCATCCGTCTGAGCTTGGTGTACTACCGCATTCTCAACACTGCTTTGTTCATCGCAAGCTGCGTTCGTCATGTCTCTGCTCTCAAGCTTGTTCCCATGTTGGTAGTTGGCCAGTTGCCCTCTCTTTGGTTCTTCTGTTCAGTTCTTCTTGAGCCTGAGTTACGAAAGCGAGGGCACAAACTTGCAATCGGATACCTGATCAACAAGTGTGTATCTCCAGTCATGAGTGTCATCATCTTTACAAAGGTTGCCACCAACCTCGGAAGTCAAGTCTGGGGTGTATCTGGAGTCACGGCATCTTCTGGTCCCGTTCCTCCTCAAGTGGAAATAACCGAAGAAGAGGCCAAGCTGTTTGACGCAGATGCTTTATCTGCGGCTGAAAAGGGAGAAGCGCCTTTGTTGTTGAAAAATCTGTTGGATGATGAGGCAATTGCTAAACCAGAGCGTTGTCGCCTCAAGGACGAGCGAGCGGATGTAGACTGCTAG
- a CDS encoding MFS transporter, SP family, major inositol transporter — protein sequence MGKSRQNSTTTVDREKDEIQKAMGHEKAEFEALEVARHGGREIDELIDDMERQLDESGGLNKGFFQIQFANPKHFTWLLVAFASMGGLLSGLDQSLISGANLFLPDDLGLTEHENSLVNSGMPLGAVGGALLLSPANEYFGRKGAIIISIILYTIGAALEAGSINFGMIVSSRVILGLGVGLEGGTVPVYVAETVERRIRGNLVSLYQFNIALGEVLGYAVGAIFLNVPGNWRYILGSSLLFSTIMFFGMLFLPESPRFLIHQKRHLDAYKVWKRIRGIEDRESREEFYVMSASVISEENAVAEGAKNHRFPWMDFFTEPRARRALVYANIMILLGQLTGVNAIMYYMSVLMNQIGFDKKESNYMSLVGGGSLLLGTIPAIFLMERFGRRFWAITMLPGFFIGLVLIGVSYQFDVKTQLQTVEGLYLSGLIIYMGFFGSYACLTWVVPSEVYPTYLRSYGMTTSDALLFLASFVVTYNFSAMQNAMGRTGLALGFYGGIAFIGEIYQIFFMPETKNKTLEEIDVVFSRPTMDIVRENWAGVKETTRLLLTGHWHKVFVEQAMTDPKDQVQISHA from the exons ATGGGCAAGAGTCGACAGAACTCGACCACCACGGTCGATcgtgagaaggatgagatcCAAAAAGCAATGGGCCACGAAAAAGCCGAGTTCGAAGCCCTTGAAGTAGCTCGTCATGGCGGTCGTGAGATCGACGAGCTCATTGACGACATGGAGCGCCAGCTTGATGAGTCTGGTGGTCTGAATAAGGGCTTCTTCCAGATCCAGTTCGCCAACCCCAAGCACTTTACCTGGCTCCTGGTAGCGTTTGCATCCATGGGTGGTCTCCTCTCCGGTCTTGACCAGTCTCTCATCAGCGGCGCGAACTTGTTCCTGCCCGACGACCTTGGTCTCACTGAGCATGAGAACAGTCTTGTCAACTCTGGTATGCCGCTTGGTGCTGTTGGTGGCGCGCTGCTTTTGTCGCCTGCAAACGAGTACTTTGGTCGAAAGGGCGCTATTATCATCTCTATTATTCTTTACACTATTGGTGCTGCCTTGGAAGCTGGTTCAATCAACTTTG GTATGATTGTCTCATCACGTGTCATTCTCGGTCTCGGAGTCGGTCTCGAAGGTGGTACAGTCCCTGTCTACGTCGCCGAAACCGTCGAGCGCCGAATTCGCGGTAACCTTGTCTCTCTGTACCAATTCAACATCGCCCTCGGTGAAGTCCTTGGCTACGCTGTCGGCGCAATCTTCCTTAACGTCCCCGGCAACTGGCGCTACATTCTGGGTTCAtccctcctcttctcaaccatcaTGTTCTTCGGCATGCTCTTCCTCCCCGAGTCTCCCCGTTTCCTCATCCACCAGAAGCGTCACCTCGATGCATACAAGGTTTGGAAGCGCATTCGCGGTATTGAGGACCGTGAGTCTCGTGAGGAGTTCTACGTCATGAGTGCCTCTGTCATTTCAGAGGAGAATGCTGTCGCTGAGGGTGCCAAGAACCATCGCTTCCCTTGGATGGACTTCTTTACTGAGCCCCGTGCTCGTCGCGCTCTTGTCTACGCCAACATTATGATTCTTCTTGGTCAGCTTACTGGTGTCAACGCCATCATGTACTACATGTCTGTTCTTATGAACCAAATTGGCTTTGACAAGAAGGAATCCAACTACATGTCccttgttggtggtggatCTCTTCTCCTAGGCACTATTCCTGCTATCTTCCTCATGGAGAGGTTCGGTCGACGCTTCTGGGCCATCACCATGTTACCTGGATTCTTTATTGGACTGGTGTTGATTGGTGTCAGTTATCAGTTCGACGTCAAGACTCAGCTGCAGACTGTCGAGGGTCTTTACCTCTCCGGCCTTATCATTTATATGGGCTTCTTTGGTTCCTACGCCTGTCTGACCTGGGTCGTCCCTTCAGAGGTTTATCCCACCTACCTTCGAAGTTACGGAATGACTACATCTGAtgctcttctcttcctcgcctcTTTCGTCGTCACCTACAACTTCTCCGCCATGCAGAATGCCATGGGCAGGACTGGTCTTGCTCTGGGCTTCTATGGTGGTATTGCGTTCATTGGTGAGATCTAccagatcttcttcatgcctgagaccaagaacaagactctGGAAGAGATCGATGTTGTCTTCTCGCGACCTACCATGGATATTGTTAGAGAGAACTGGGCTGGTGTTAAGGAGACCACCCGCCTCCTACTCACTGGACATTGGCACAAGGTCTTTGTCGAGCAGGCTATGACAGATCCCAAGGATCAGGTCCAGATCTCTCATGCTTAG
- a CDS encoding hypothetical protein (At least one base has a quality score < 10) yields the protein MKKLSGWRKTALYLAILATILTTFLVTALIISLHVISGGGASIFGETAILSGSCDRVSRANLWIHLAINVIGTGVLGSSNFFMQVLVAPTRHDVDRAHASKRWVEIGVHSIHNFRFLSKRRIFLWALFSLTSIPLHLVFNGSVLESKATNGFVAIMWRSTPNKTIRSIKSSLNEESWERLEFQDCMRRYNDLEVLMLNHRHVVMVMSNQNNTPSSQWTRANVVKEDNGWDDQDAPNSLWFAGRYNRFKNSRGLITNSTNNNTVLGYYMQLDPDTGAIYMNETKYEPAFRTMKVDYCLSEIFHAPCRLSIVNPLLLIVCIMCISKCLLCSYTLKVRSWSTEEPLMTVGDAISSFIAKPDTCTKGICTLDAEDLHMKLDPERALGSSRPWKKKQVLAGNAVNPGIWILSYMLIGSLLVLGGLLLAPALQTQSL from the exons atgaagaagctctctgGCTGGAGAAAGACGGCTCTTTACCTTGCCATTCTCGCAACAATCCTCACGACCTTCCTAGTCACAGCTCTTATCATATCCCTTCATGTCATCAGCGGCGGCGGAGCATCTATCTTTGGAGAAACCGCAATCCTGAGCGGTTCATGCGATAGAGTCTCACGTGCAAATCTATGGATCCATCTCGCCATCAACGTTATCGGAACAGGCGTCCTCGGCTCATCAAACTTCTTCATGCAAGTCCTCGTTGCTCCAACGAGGCATGATGTCGATCGCGCCCATGCTTCAAAGCGCTGGGTAGAAATTGGCGTCCATTCCATTCATAACTTTCGCTTTCTTTCGAAGCGTCGGATTTTCCTTTGGGCGCTCTTCTCCCTTACCAGTATTCCTCTACATTTGGTCTTCAACGGTTCTGTCCTCGAGTCCAAGGCTACGAATGGATTTGTGGCCATCATG TGGAGGAGCACCCCCAACAAAACTATCAGGAGTATCAAGAGTTCTCTAAATGAAGAGTCCTGGGAGCGCTTAGAATTCCAAGACTGTATGCGACGCTATAATGATCTTGAAGTCCTCATGCTGAATCACCGGCATGTCGTTATGGTCATGAGCAATCAGAACAACACGCCTAGCTCTCAATGGACTCGAGCCAATGTTGTCAAAGAAGATAATGGCTGGGACGACCAAGATGCACCAAATTCCCTCTGGTTCGCAGGCCGGTACAATCGGTTCAAAAATTCACGGGGTCTCATCACAAATTCTACGAATAATAATACAGTACTTGGTTACTATATGCAGCTCGATCCAGACACTGGAGCCATCTACATGAACGAAACAAAGTATGAGCCCGCGTTTCGAACTATGAAGGTTGACTATTGTCTCTCCGAAATCTTTCACGCTCCCTGTCGACTGAGCATTGTAaatcctcttcttcttattgTCTGCATCATGTGTATCTCTAAGTGCCTATTATGTTCTTATACCTTGAAAGTCAGATCTTGGAGTACTGAAGAGCCTCTCATGACTGTCGGGGACGcaatttcttctttcattgCCAAGCCGGATACTTGCACAAAGGGAATCTGCACACTCGATGCTGAGGACCTGCATATGAAACTTGATCCAGAGAGAGCACTCGGCAGCTCACGgccatggaagaagaaacaggTGTTAGCTGGGAATGCAGTAAACCCGGGGATTTGGATCCTTTCTTACATGCTTATCGGAAGCCTGTTAGTTCTTGGAGGGCTCCTCCTTGCACCTGCGCTGCAGACGCAGTCTTTGTAA
- a CDS encoding hypothetical protein (At least one base has a quality score < 10): MITQGLVWPVLGLLFNPVSAGTIRQSALKLTVKHDGTLNPAINADFPDPSIIQLEDGSWVAVATNGGPPDNYRKLQVATAQDLLGEWTLQQDDALPDKGWTTGENTWAPDIRRVDSGEYIVYLSPEIEAGRHCIGVARSKNATGPYTYDEKPLVCGPDDLKGAIDASGFKDPDSGKNYLIYKIEGDASGPTGGTPIMLQEIEGDGITFIGDAVKIFDRIGSEDGVLVEAPTSYALATGNTSCSLAVTIFATRCIMSNMRTRIKLSGPYTRAGRASDCGHPDFGLDAPGGATSNEAGDTLGLSWMVS; this comes from the coding sequence ATGATCACTCAAGGCCTTGTCTGGCCCGTTCTCGGCCTTCTTTTCAACCCCGTTTCAGCGGGTACCATTCGTCAATCAGCACTAAAGTTGACCGTCAAACACGACGGGACACTCAACCCAGCCATCAACGCCGACTTTCCAGATCCATCAATCATCCAACTCGAAGATGGATCATGGGTAGCTGTCGCAACAAACGGCGGTCCACCAGACAACTACAGAAAACTTCAAGTCGCCACGGCTCAAGATCTTCTCGGCGAATGGACCCTGCAACAGGACGATGCCCTCCCCGATAAAGGTTGGACAACAGGCGAGAACACCTGGGCACCTGACATTCGACGCGTCGATAGTGGAGAGTACATCGTTTACCTGAGTCCTGAGATTGAAGCTGGTAGACATTGCATTGGTGTCGCGCGCTCAAAGAATGCCACTGGTCCTTATACATATGATGAGAAACCTCTTGTCTGCGGACCAGATGACCTCAAAGGCGCCATTGATGCGAGCGGCTTCAAAGACCCCGACAGCGGGAAGAATTATCTCATCTACAAAATAGAGGGCGATGCATCAGGCCCAACAGGCGGTACACCAATCATGCTTCAAGAAATCGAAGGCGACGGCATTACCTTCATTGGAGATGCGGTCAAGATCTTCGACCGCATCGGCAGTGAGGACGGCGTTCTCGTTGAAGCGCCAACATCGTACGCCTTGGCAACGGGAAATACGTCTTGTTCTTTAGCAGTCACGATTTTCGCGACCCGCTGTATAATGTCAAATATGCGTACGCGGATAAAGTTATCAGGACCGTATACGCGTGCGGGACGAGCCTCTGATTGCGGGCACCCGGACTTTGGACTTGATGCGCCTGGCGGTGCGACGAGTAATGAGGCGGGAGATACCCTTGGTCTTTCATGGATGGTGTCCTGA